The Starkeya sp. ORNL1 DNA window TGCTGTGCGGCGCCGCGCTCGGCATTGGCTGCGCGCTCTTGATGGCGGCCTCGCCGACCGCGCGGCGGGCGCTCAGGCCAGTGCTGCTAGTGGCGCAGGCGCTGCCGGTGTTCGCCATCGCCCCGCTGCTGGTGATCTGGTTCGGCTTCGGCCTCGCCTCGAAGATCGTGATGGCGAGCCTGATCATCTTCTTTCCCGTCGCCTCGGCCTTCCATGACGGGCTGGCGCGCGTCGACCAGGGGCTGGTCGACCTCGCCCGGCTCTATGGCGCCGGCACTACGGCCAGCCTCCGTTATATCCGCATCCCCGCCGGCCTGCCGGCGCTGGCCTCGGGCCTGCGGGTCGCCACCGCGGTGTCGCCGATCGGCGCCGTGGTCGGCGAATGGGTCGGCTCCTCCGCCGGGCTCGGCTATCTCATGCTCTATTCGAACGCGCGGATGCAGACCGACATGGTGTTCGCCGCACTCGCCATCCTGCTCACCGTGGCGCTGGTGCTGTTCGCCTGCGTGGACCGGGCGCTGACCCGGCTGGTGCCCTGGGCGCCGGAGACGCTGGGGCGGTAGGGGTTCCTCGGCTTGAACATCCTTCGAGGCCGCCTGCGGCGGCACCTCAGGATGAGGTCGCATTTTAAAGAACTACCTCATCCTGAGGTGCCCGGCGAAGCCGGGCCTCGAAGGATGCTCAAGCCGAGCGCCGCCCCTCGCGGTTGCCGCTCCATGACGCCTCTGTTACGGTCCGACCCGTCCGAGGGGTGTCTCGCAAGAGGCTGAGATGGCGTGAGCCAGACCCTTTGAACCTGATCCGGGTCATGCCGGCGAAGGGACGGAGCCAAGGCCGGGGCGCGTTGCGTCCGCGGCCGGAAGATCCCCCAAAAGCTCGTGTCTCGGGTCTCCACATCAGGAGGAGATCCATGCTGAAGAACCTTATCCCGGCGAAGATCCTGGCCGCCGCCGGCCTTGCACTCGCGGTCTCGCTGTCGCCGGCCGCGGCCGCCGAAAAGCTCACCGTGCTGCTCGACTGGTACGTCAATCCCGACCACGCCCCGCTGATCATCGCCAAGGAGAAGGGCTTTTTCGACGCCCACGGGCTCGATGTGACGCTGGTAGCGCCGGCCGATCCTGCCGCGCCGCCGCGCCTCGTCGCCGCCAAGCAGGCGGAGATCGCGGTCGGCTACCAGCCGAACCTCTATCTCTCGGTGAAGGAGGGCCTGCCGCTGGTGCGCTTCGGCACGCTGGTCTCCACCCCGCTCACCGCGCTGGTGGCGCTGAAGGACGGGCCGATCAAGAAGATCGCCGACCTCAAGGGCAAGACCGTTGGCTATTCGGTGGCCGGGCTGGAGGATGCGCTGCTCGGCGCCATGCTGACCGACGCCGGGCTGAAGCCCACGGATGTCACGATGGTGAACGTCAATTTCGCGCTCTCCCCGGCGCTCGTCGCCGGCAAGGTCGATGCGGTGATCGGCGCCTATCGCAATTTCGAACTCACCCAGATCAGGCTGGAGGGCAAGGAAGGCACCGCCTTCTTCCCGGAAGAGCATGGCGTGCCGGTGTTCGACGAGCTGATCTACATCACCCACAAGGATCTCATCGCCGACCCGCGACTGAAGAAGTTCCTCGCTGCGGTGGAGGACGCCACCATCTTCATCCTCAACCATCCGGACGAGGCGTGGGGCGTGTTCGTGAAGGCGAACCCGAAGCTCGACGACGAATTGAACAAGACCGCCTGGGCCGACACGCTGCGCCGCTTCGCCCATGCCCCGGCAGCGCTGGACAGCGAGCGCTATGAGCGGTTCGGCGAGTTCATGAAGGCCCATGGGCTGATCGACAAGGTCGAGCCGGTGGAGACCTACGCTCCGAAGCTGCCCTGATCGATGTCGTCGTCCCGGACGGCCCAGAGCATGTTCCGCAAAAGTTGGAAGACTTTTGCGATTCAGAACATGCTCCGGCCAGTGCACGAGAGCACTAGCTCATCGCTCGGATGGTTCCATCCGAGCGGCTAGGGCTCGCGGCCGATCCGGGATCGCGCGCCGAAAGAGGCGCACCTTCGTCACGCGATCCCGGCTCTACGGCTTCGCCTCCGGCCGGGATGACGACTCTTCTTTCGCGTCAAAGCCATAAGACAGCGCGTGATAGAGCGGCTCCGGCGTGATCAGCCGCGACAGGCCGGCGGCGAGCAGCGTCACCGCCATCAGTGGCACCGTCATGCCGGCATCGTCGGTCATCTCCAGCACGATGATGAAGGCGGTGAGCGGGGCCTGCACCACCGCGGCGAAATAGGCGGCCATGCCGAGCAGCGCCACCGCGCCGATATCGACGCCCGGCAAGAGCTGGGCGAGATTGGTGCCGAGGCTGGCGCCGATCGACAGCGAGGGTGAGAACAGCCCGCCGGGTATGCCGCTCGCCGAGGACAGCACCGTCGCCGCCAGCTTGGCCGGGGCGTACCACCA harbors:
- a CDS encoding ABC transporter permease — translated: MAHLVRPLLTALVLLGLWEAAVRVMGVPAYILPGPIRIGAALWDNRTILVENAAITLGEMLLGLLCGAALGIGCALLMAASPTARRALRPVLLVAQALPVFAIAPLLVIWFGFGLASKIVMASLIIFFPVASAFHDGLARVDQGLVDLARLYGAGTTASLRYIRIPAGLPALASGLRVATAVSPIGAVVGEWVGSSAGLGYLMLYSNARMQTDMVFAALAILLTVALVLFACVDRALTRLVPWAPETLGR
- a CDS encoding ABC transporter substrate-binding protein, producing the protein MLKNLIPAKILAAAGLALAVSLSPAAAAEKLTVLLDWYVNPDHAPLIIAKEKGFFDAHGLDVTLVAPADPAAPPRLVAAKQAEIAVGYQPNLYLSVKEGLPLVRFGTLVSTPLTALVALKDGPIKKIADLKGKTVGYSVAGLEDALLGAMLTDAGLKPTDVTMVNVNFALSPALVAGKVDAVIGAYRNFELTQIRLEGKEGTAFFPEEHGVPVFDELIYITHKDLIADPRLKKFLAAVEDATIFILNHPDEAWGVFVKANPKLDDELNKTAWADTLRRFAHAPAALDSERYERFGEFMKAHGLIDKVEPVETYAPKLP